The following are encoded in a window of Deinococcus sedimenti genomic DNA:
- a CDS encoding AAA family ATPase produces MTDTAPTLTLTPPSAPTVTTLGGLDLNGFRKVKSLLLLVYVALEGPTPRRQLATLLWPGAARPEGSLRVALHTLRETHPDALGGEERLTTSLTTDATHLLTLRGEAAWDAYPGPFLHGVPLQGVSTEFEDWVETQRERLARHVQVEALRAAEAAEPARAATWAERAYRTPAAPPPEADFLRRLLPHTLPTSPLEAEVRAELGELDADQPAPTRAPRVTARLLGREAELDALLAWTLTPGPDANGSVALITGPGGIGKSTLTRELLRELTRLDRPVTLVDAEGASSAAELSARLAAALTPGQAAPPTLTALADLIPPNAAVLIDGADALPDLPDLLGTLRRDLPALHWVVSSRRSPPGILRPSDLLLPLAGLAQAPPEADLAQIAASSATQLFLREAARTRRDLTLNAGNAALIAGITRRLQGHPLALALAASWLRVEHLDAVYARVLTEAAQLTPEGGDSDGRRGLTAVARRSWDLLTHEQQQAALRLSVTSDLDPADAPHLGVPAPLIDELLTHNFLETHQPGTERLRLYPALRGLLNEQAAAHPDLITQARADHAHHYLTWFTAQPPEAPPVDAERDNILAALHTALERGDATAAQMDHFLAHHDRRGLHASGTDTFATLADAAEDASAPESVQAAAQIASMWLAYRAGRLLDAQTLAGHFLAGPLATDPTSRMKVLNTLAAVRGSQGQLNQATELLEEALKLAIESEDSVRIVLYKLNIFVNQSFIGERARMESMIYDLKTISSDLNEAMTFEVNEKILHALISADYYDIIEVNAEADRILEYAIRSNNHSLEKRILLRKAQIYLYFGDFKSCLRAIETYRNKSSSEELFNDVEYYINAIKYYYSCGKSPRARKLIPRAIEAMDSKINPWEVIELLITIVMDIDEFNREKVMTWLNIAYYNQTIHFNQKLKIGRILGISEISGEERDPIRRLDHGAILRWLRELFKEHYGPR; encoded by the coding sequence TTGACTGACACCGCCCCCACCCTCACCCTGACGCCGCCGTCCGCCCCCACCGTGACCACGCTGGGCGGCCTGGACCTGAACGGCTTCCGTAAGGTCAAGTCCCTGCTGCTGCTGGTGTACGTGGCCCTGGAAGGACCCACGCCCCGCCGCCAACTGGCGACCCTGCTGTGGCCCGGCGCGGCCCGCCCGGAAGGCAGCCTGCGCGTCGCCCTGCACACCCTGCGCGAAACCCACCCCGACGCGCTGGGCGGCGAGGAGCGCCTGACCACCTCCCTGACCACCGACGCCACCCACCTGCTGACCCTGCGCGGCGAGGCCGCCTGGGACGCCTACCCCGGCCCGTTCCTGCACGGCGTCCCGCTGCAGGGCGTCTCGACCGAATTCGAGGACTGGGTCGAAACGCAGCGCGAGCGGCTGGCCCGGCACGTGCAGGTCGAGGCGCTGCGCGCCGCCGAAGCTGCCGAACCCGCCCGCGCCGCCACCTGGGCCGAACGCGCCTACCGCACCCCCGCCGCCCCACCCCCCGAGGCGGACTTCCTGCGCCGCCTGCTGCCCCACACGCTGCCCACCTCGCCGCTGGAAGCGGAAGTGCGCGCCGAACTGGGCGAATTGGACGCCGACCAGCCCGCCCCCACCCGCGCGCCCCGCGTGACGGCCCGCCTGCTGGGCCGCGAAGCGGAACTCGACGCGCTACTCGCCTGGACCCTCACGCCCGGCCCGGACGCGAACGGCAGCGTGGCCCTGATCACCGGCCCGGGCGGCATCGGCAAGAGCACCCTGACCCGCGAACTCCTGCGGGAACTGACCCGCCTGGACCGCCCCGTGACCCTCGTGGACGCCGAAGGCGCCAGCAGCGCCGCCGAACTGAGCGCCCGCCTCGCCGCCGCCCTGACGCCCGGCCAGGCGGCCCCGCCCACCCTGACCGCCCTGGCCGACCTGATCCCCCCGAACGCCGCCGTGCTGATCGACGGTGCCGACGCCCTGCCCGACCTGCCGGACCTGCTGGGCACCCTGCGCCGCGACCTGCCCGCCCTGCACTGGGTGGTCAGCAGCCGCCGCAGCCCCCCCGGCATCCTGCGCCCCAGCGACCTGCTGCTGCCCCTCGCGGGCCTCGCGCAGGCCCCGCCGGAAGCGGACCTCGCGCAGATCGCCGCGAGCAGCGCCACGCAACTCTTCCTGCGCGAAGCGGCCCGCACCCGCCGCGACCTGACCCTGAACGCCGGGAACGCCGCCCTGATCGCCGGCATCACCCGCCGCCTCCAGGGCCACCCCCTCGCGCTGGCCCTCGCGGCGTCCTGGCTGCGCGTCGAGCACCTGGACGCCGTGTACGCCCGCGTCCTGACCGAAGCGGCCCAGCTGACCCCCGAAGGCGGCGACAGCGACGGACGGCGCGGCCTGACCGCCGTCGCCCGCCGCTCCTGGGACCTCCTGACCCACGAACAGCAGCAGGCGGCGCTACGCCTGAGCGTCACCAGCGACCTCGACCCCGCCGACGCGCCCCACCTGGGCGTCCCCGCCCCCCTCATCGACGAGCTACTCACGCACAACTTCCTCGAAACGCACCAGCCCGGCACCGAACGCCTGCGCCTGTACCCCGCGCTGCGCGGCCTGCTGAACGAACAGGCCGCCGCGCACCCGGACCTGATCACGCAGGCCCGCGCCGACCACGCCCACCACTACCTGACGTGGTTCACCGCCCAGCCCCCCGAAGCGCCCCCGGTGGACGCCGAACGCGACAACATCCTGGCCGCCCTGCACACCGCACTGGAACGCGGGGACGCCACCGCCGCCCAGATGGACCACTTCCTGGCGCACCACGACCGGCGCGGCCTGCACGCCAGCGGCACCGACACCTTCGCCACCCTGGCCGACGCCGCCGAGGACGCCAGCGCCCCCGAAAGCGTACAGGCCGCCGCGCAGATCGCCAGCATGTGGCTCGCGTACCGCGCCGGACGCCTGCTGGACGCCCAGACGCTCGCCGGGCACTTCCTGGCCGGACCACTGGCCACCGACCCCACCAGCCGCATGAAGGTGCTGAACACCCTGGCAGCTGTTCGGGGAAGCCAGGGACAGCTTAATCAGGCGACAGAGTTGCTCGAAGAAGCACTGAAGCTTGCCATAGAGTCAGAAGACTCTGTGAGAATTGTCCTGTATAAGCTGAATATATTTGTCAATCAAAGTTTCATTGGTGAAAGAGCCCGAATGGAATCGATGATCTATGATCTAAAAACCATATCATCGGATCTGAATGAGGCCATGACATTCGAAGTTAACGAAAAGATATTGCACGCACTTATTTCTGCTGACTATTACGATATTATAGAGGTAAACGCAGAAGCGGATAGAATATTAGAATATGCTATAAGATCTAATAATCATTCACTCGAGAAGAGAATCCTTTTGAGAAAGGCTCAAATTTATCTGTATTTTGGTGATTTTAAATCTTGCCTTAGGGCAATTGAGACCTATAGAAATAAATCCTCTAGCGAAGAACTATTTAATGACGTCGAATATTATATTAATGCAATAAAGTATTACTACTCCTGTGGAAAATCACCGAGGGCGCGAAAATTAATTCCGCGAGCCATTGAAGCCATGGACAGTAAAATTAACCCATGGGAAGTTATTGAACTACTCATTACAATCGTTATGGATATTGATGAATTTAATCGGGAAAAGGTCATGACATGGTTAAATATTGCATATTATAATCAGACGATTCATTTCAATCAGAAATTAAAAATAGGGCGTATACTCGGAATAAGTGAGATATCCGGGGAGGAACGTGACCCAATCCGCAGATTGGATCACGGGGCAATCTTACGCTGGTTGCGCGAATTATTCAAAGAACATTACGGCCCAAGGTAA